The stretch of DNA GGCAGACCCCTTGCAGCAAAAATAGCGCCGACATATACGAATCATTTTTCTAGCGCAATATGTTCTTTGGCAGAGAAGAACCGAAAGGTAGTTGCTATTACAGCTGCTATGCCAGATGGAACCGGACTGAACCGATTCCGGAAGAAATTCCCGGAGCGTTTTTTTGATGTGGGTATTGCGGAAGAACATGCAGTAACCTTTGCAGCAGGCCTGGCACTCGGGGGAATGATCCCGGTTTTTGCGGTATATTCTTCGTTCCTTCAGAGAGGGATCGATCAGATCCTCCACGACGTATGTATGCAGGATCTGCATGTGATCTTTGCTATTGACAGGGCAGGATTTGTCGGAGCAGACGGAGAAACACATCATGGATGCTTTGACCTTTCTTATTTGTCCATGATCCCCAATATGACAGTTATGGCTCCCAAGAATGGAAAAGAGCTTGAGGAGATGCTGAAATTTGCAGTAGAAGAGCTGGATGGTCCCTGTGCGATCCGATACCCGAAAGGACCGGCATGTACCGATATGGAAGAATGTCATGAGCCACTTAAGAAGGGTAGAAGTGAAGTGATCACTCCGGGCAGTGAGATTGCAGTTCTTGGGGTTGGCAGCATGGTTTCTGTCTGTCAGAAGATCTGTGAGGAAATAAGAGATCACAGAATAGCAAGAGCTACGTTTGTCAATGTACGTTTTGTAAAGCCGCTGGACACAGGTCTTCTTGACCGGCTTTCGCAGAACCACAGTCTTTTGGTTACTGTGGAGGAGAACGTAAAAAGCGGTGGATTCGGAGAACATGTATCTGCTTATATGGAAGCATGTCATCCGGAAGTAAGAGTTCTTCCACTGGCAATACCGGATCATTTTATTGAGCATGGAACGGTGGATCGTCAGCGGATGAAAACAGGTTTAAATGTACAGGGAATCCTGGATGCGGTAGAACAGAGCTGGGAAGATCTTGTGAATAACAGAAAATAAAGGACATAGCCTTTGCAGAAGAATACGAAGCTGTGAGGCATTTTACAGCCCGGCACATAAAGAGCCGGGCTGTTGGAGGATAATATGAAAAAAAGACTGGATATCATGATGGTGGAACAGGGACTTGCACCGTCACGTGAAAAAGCAAAAGCATATATTATGGCCGGGGAAGTATATGTTAACGGTCAGAAGGAAGACAAGGCCGGTTCCATGTTTGCTGAGACTGCCAAGCTGGAGGTAAGAGGAAAAACCCTTCCCTATGTCAGCAGAGGCGGTCTGAAACTCGAAAAAGCCATGAAAAATTTCGGTGTGACGCTGAAGGATAAGGTGTGCATGGATGTAGGCGCATCCACCGGCGGCTTTACGGACTGTATGCTTCAGAACGGAGCGGTCAAAGTCTATTCCATTGATGTAGGATATGGACAGCTGGACTGGAAACTCAGAAATGATCCGAGAGTTGTGTGTATGGAAAAGACAAACATCCGTTATGTAGTACCGGAAGATCTGGAAGGCCCGGCAGCATTTTCTTCGATCGATGTTTCTTTTATCTCCCTTACAAAAGTACTTCTTCCTGTAAGAAACCTTCTCACAGAAGACGGAGAGGTCGTATGTCTCATCAAACCTCAGTTTGAGGCCGGCAGAGAAAAAGTCGGAAAAAAAGGTGTTGTCCGTGATCCGAAGGTCCATGAAGAAGTTATTGAGAAAGTCAGAGATTATGCCATGAGTATTTCTATGGAGCCCTGTCATCTTTCCTTTTCTCCCATCAAGGGACCTGAGGGAAATATTGAATATCTCCTTCATCTGAAAAAACATCCGGAAGGAACAGAAGTACCTGTGAGTTTTGACGTATCCGTAGAGGATGTGGTAAAGGAAGCCCACGGACAGCTGGACTGATGTTTGGAAAGGACTGAAGCAATATGGACAGATTTTATATAATTCCAAACAGTGCCAAGGATCCGGAACTGACATTTTCTAATAGGATCATTGCCTATCTGGAGAAGCATGGTGCCAGGTGTCATGTGCAGAAGATCACCGAAAAAATGGAAGGACCGTATCATTATACAGATCCGGATGGGATTCCGCAGGATACACAGTGCATTATTGTACTGGGGGGAGACGGAACACTTCTGCAGGCTGCAAGGGATGTGGTGCATCTGGATATCCCACTTCTTGGAATCAATCTGGGAACTCTGGGATTTCTTGCCGAGGTGGACAAAAATTCCGTGTATCCGGCTCTGAATCGGCTTCTGTCAGATGACTATGAGCTGGAAGATCGGATGATGCTGGAAGGAAAGATCTATCGGGGAGAAGAACTTATTGGAAAAGATATCGCATTAAATGACATTGTGATCGGAAGAGAAGGACATCTCCGTGTGATCCGTTTCAAGAATTATGTTAATGATGCATATATGAATTCGTACAATGCAGATGGTATCATCATTTCCACGCCGACCGGTTCTACCGGATATAGTCTGTCAGCGGGAGGTCCCGTGGTTTCTCCCAGTGCCAGTATGATGATCATGACCCCCATCGCTCCCCATACCATGAACACCCGAAGTATCATTCTTTCCGGGGAAGAGGCAGTTACAGTAGAGATCGGTGAGGGAAGGCATAATACCATTGAGAAAGCAGTGGCCTCTTTTGACGGGGATACCCAGATATCCATGGTCACCGGTGACCGGATCGTGATCCGGAAAGCCACAGTCAGGACAAAAATCCTCAAGCTGAATCATCTGAGCTTTGTGGAGGTTCTGAGACAGAAAATGAGTAACAGCTGATGCAGGAGGTTCAATTTTGAAAGTAGCAAGACATGAAAAAATTATCGAACTGATCCGTCAGTACGAGATCGATACACAGGAAGAGCTTGCGGCAAGACTGAATGAGGCCGGTTTTAAGGTTACGCAGGCTACCGTATCCAGAGATATCCGGGCTCTGAAAATGACAAAGGTTGCAGGCAGCAACGGAAAGTCCAGATATGCGATTCTGGAAGAACATACACCGGATGTGTTAAGTGATAAATATTCCAGAGTTCTGAAAGATGCAGTGATCGCTATGAACATTGGACAGAATATCGTAGTAGTAAAAACAATTCCGGGAATGGCCATGGCGGCAGCAGCAGCTCTTGATGCCATGAAATGGCCGGAAATCCTGGGATGTATTGCCGGAGATGATACCATTATGTGTGTGGTGAAAACTTCTGAACAGGCACCGGGTGTAGTTCAGAAGCTTGGTGGGATCTTATCCAGAGGAAAATAAAATGACAGAATATGTAAATGCTTTATACCAGAAAGGAAATCAATGTTAGTACATCTGCATGTAAAAAACCTTGCACTGATAGAGGAATCAGAGGTGGAATTCGGACCGGGCTTAAATATCTTAACCGGTGAGACCGGAGCCGGAAAATCCATTCTGTTAGGATCCATACAGCTCATCCTGGGTGGAAAAACTTCCAGAAGCATGATTCGTGAAAATGCTTCCTATGCCCTGGTAGAGTTGCTGTTTCAGGTTGAAAACACGAAAGCCAGAGAGTCCCTTGCGGCGCTTGACATCTATCCGGAAGACGGACAGGTGCTGATGTCCCGTAAGATCATGGACGGCAGAAGTATCAACAAGATCAACGGAGAGACAAGTACAGTCAGCCAGATGAAAGCCGCAGCAGCCTGTCTTCTGGACATTCACGGACAGCATGAGCATCAGTCGCTTCTTTACGGAGACCGCCAGCTGGCTATTTTGGATGTATACGGAAAAGAACAGATCCTTCCTGCCAGGGAGAAGGTCCGGAAAGCATATCAGGAGTATCGGGACTGTGTGGATCAGCTGAAAGCACTGGATATGGATGAGGAACAGCGCAACCGTGAAAAAGCCTTTCTGGAATTTGAGATCAATGAGATCGAGGAGGCAGCTCTTATTCCGGGAGAGGACGAAACACTGGAGGACCGCTACCGGAAGCTGAGCAATGCCAGAAGGATCATGGAAACAGCACAAATGGTCCGTGGGATGACCGGATATGAACAGGGCGCCGCAGATATGACCGGAAATGCCCTGAAAGAGTTTTCAAGAATTGCAGATTACGATAAGGATCTTGCACCTTTACAGGAAGCTCTTGCGGAAATCGATTCACTTCTCGGTGACTTCTGCCGTGATCTGTCCTCTTATATGGATAGTCTTACTTTTGACGAAGAAACTTTTTTTGAAACAGAAAAAAGACTGGATCTGGTCAATAATCTGAAGGCAAAATATGGACAGACGATCCAGGAAATTTTGTCTTATCAGAAGGAACAGCAGAAAAAATTAGAAAAACTTCAAAGATTCGAAGAAAATTTCCGGTTACTGAAAGAAAAACTTATGCAGGCAGAAAAGATTCTTGAGGAAGCTTCGCATGAACTTTCAGAGATCCGGAAAAAATACAGTAAACAGCTGGATGAAAAGATTATCGAAGGATTGAAGGAACTGAATTTTGAGGATGTGGATTTTTCTATCCGTTTTGACCGCAGAAAAAATTATACAGATAATGGTTATGATTCGGTGGAATATGAGATTTCCACAAATCCAGGTGAGAGCAGAAAACCGCTGGGACAGATCGTATCCGGTGGTGAGCTTTCCAGAATCATGCTTGCCATCAAAGCAATCCTTGCAGATAAAGATCAGATTGATACACTGATCTTCGATGAGATCGATACAGGGATCAGTGGGCGTACTGCACAGAAGGTTTCTGAAAAAATGGCAGTGATCGGACAGCACAGGCAGGTGCTTTGTATCACACATCTTCCACAGATCGCCGCAATGGCAGATACCCATTTTGAAATCGAGAAACATGTAGAGGGAACTGAAACTATCACCCAGATCCATCCTCTGGAAGGAGAGAAATCTGTCCGTGAGCTTGCCAGACTTCTGGGCGGTGCCCAGATCACTCCGGCTGTTCTTGGAAATGCAAGAGAGATGAAGGAATTGGCACAGCAACAAAAAAATACAAGACTGAAATAATTTATACGTTACATACTAAGAGAGGACGACCGAAAGGTCAGTCCTCTTTTTTAACCGAATCAAGTCAGTCCCCTGCTTCAATTGCGAAAAGCAATAAGCAGTGGGAGGGGATTTGCTTGTATCAGAAAATTACAAAGGATGTGACGTAAGATGAACAGAAAAAGAAAATACCGATGTTTGCTACTTGTATTTCTTGCGCTAGATCTGATTCTGATGGGATGGCTGGGATACCGGCTTCTGGACAGGAAGATCCCGGATCAGATCCTGGTGGATCATGAGGACAGCCGGGAAGTAGCTAGTATTCTTAAGCGCCCTTTTATCAGCTTTGATGATGCTATTACAGTTTCAGGGAAAGACAGCTATAAGTTACACTGCAGACTCCTGGGAGTGATTCCTTTTAAGGATGTGAAAGTGAAAAATATAACTGCGAAAGAAGTATATGCAAGCGGAGATGCAGTAGGCATTTATATGCAGACGAAAGGAGTTCTGATCATTGATACAGGCGAGATCCTTTCGGAAAGTGGCGAGATGGAAGAACCGGCCCGGGACATTGTAAAGCCGGGAGATTATATTGTGGCTTTTGATCAGAATCGGGTACAGTGCAAGCAGGATCTTCTGGAGGATATGGCAGATCTTTGCGGAGGATCTGTGACGCTGAAAGTCCGCCGGGGAAAAGAGACGATTCCCCTGTCCCTGACTCCGGTGAAAGATGAGAAAGGAAAATACAAGCTTGGGATCTGGGTGAGGGACGATACACAGGGAATCGGAACTCTGACTTATGTGGATGAAAATGGAGAGTTCGGTGCTCTTGGTCACGGGATCAGCGATGTGGATACCGGCGAACTTTTAAGCATCGCAGATGGAAATCTTTACAATGCCCAGATCCTGGGGATCCGGAAAGGAGAAAAGGGAAATCCCGGAGAACTATCCGGCCTGATCCGATACGAAGCCGGTAATATCCTGGGTGAGATTTCCAAAAACAGTAAAAACGGTATTTTTGGAACTGTGGATGCTGACCAGGTGAAAAATCTGGATCTGAAGAAGCTTCCTGTAGGTTACAAACAGGATCTGAAAATTGGACCCGCATCTGTTCTCTGCTGCACAGACGGCGAAGTAAAAGAATATGCCGCAGAGATCACCAGGATCGATATGAACCATGAGGATTCTAATAAAAGCTTCGTGATCCAGATCACAGATAAGGAACTCCTGGAAAAAACAGGTGGGATTGTTCAGGGAATGTCTGGAAGTCCTGTGCTCCAGAATGGAAAACTCTTTGGTGCCGTGACTCATGTATTCGTGCAGGATTCTACCGGCGGATATGGGATTTTTATTGAAAATATGACAGGCAATGCATAATCTGCAGTTGAGGAAAGAGGCACAAAAAACATGGAAAAAGTCCGGGAAAAGTGCCTCTTTTTTATATGGGGAAAAATGCCGGATACAGATTGAAATACCTGCATTTTGGTGAATTTTGTTATATATAAGAGAAAAAATGTCGAAAAATATCGTACGAAAGTGTGATAAAATAACTACTTTTATCTTGATTTTACTACGGGATTTCTACTATAATAATTTTGTCGCCAGCAAGGGGAAAGCGCAGGCAGCTAACAGTGTCGGTTACTGCCGTGGTGACGGGGGTATGTCTGGAAACCCAAGGAGATAGAAGTTAGGAGGGTCCTCATGGACAAATTAAATGTTGCAATTGCTGATGATAACGCGAAAATGACAGACATGCTCGGTCAGATGATCGAAGAAGATAAAGACCTTGAACTGGTCGGAAAAGCACACAACGGAGAAGAAATCTGTAACATAATCAAAGATAAGGAGCCGGATGTGGTAATTCTCGACATCATTATGCCGAAGATGGACGGTCTTTCCGTTATGGAGAAATTTTCCCATAACGCAAATGTCAAAAAAGTTCCAGTGTTTATCGTATTATCTGCAATTGGACAGGAGAGGATTACAGAGGATGCATTCAGTCTTGGAGCAGACTATTATGTTTTGAAGCCTTTTGACAACACTACACTTTTAAACCGGATCAAACATATTCGGAAGATCGGGGACAGAAGAGTGCGGGAGATTGCAAGGCCAGGTATCACAGAAACCAAAAAGCCTCAGCCGGAGAGGAATCTGGAAACCGATGTGACGAATATCATTCATGAGATCGGAGTTCCGGCACACATCAAAGGGTATCAGTATTTAAGGGATGCGATCATTTTGTCTGTCAATGACATGGAAATGCTCAATTCCATTACCAAGGTATTATATCCAACCATTGCGAAACGCCATCAGACAACACCGAGCAGAGTGGAGCGGGCGATCCGACATGCGATCGAGGTGGCATGGAGCCGGGGAAAGATGGATACCATTGATGAATTGTTTGGATATACTGTAAGCACCGGAAAAGGGAAACCCACGAATTCTGAATTTATAGCACTGATCGCAGATAAAATCAGACTAGAATATAAAAATCGGTCTTTAAATTAGATGAATTTTGGAGTATAATCATAAATAAAAACGGGTGTACCCAGGGAGGGGAATACAGATGAAAAAAATTCTGTTTGCTACATCAGAAGCAGTACCTTTTATCAAAACAGGAGGACTCGCTGATGTTGCCGGCTCACTGCCTAAGTGCTTTGACAAAAAATATTTTGATATCCGCGTGATTTTACCGAAATATGCCTGTATGAAACAGGAATGGAAAGACAAAATGGAGTATGTGACCCATTTTTATATGGATCTGGGATTTAAGAACTGCTATGTAGGCATTATGCAGATGCAGTATGACGGGATCCAGTTTTACTTCATTGACAATGAATATTATTTCAGCGGTCCGAAACCATATGACAGCGCACCATGGGATCTTGAGAAATTTGCTTTCTTTTCCAAAGCTGTGTTATCGGTTCTTCCGGTGATCGGATTCAGACCGGATATCATCCACTGTCATGACTGGCAGACAGGACTTGTTCCGGTTTACCTTCACGATTCTTTCCAGGAGAATGAATTCTTCCGTGGAATCAAGACTGTTATGACAATACATAACCTGAAATTTCAGGGTGTATGGGATGTTAAGACTGTTAAGGATATCACAGGCCTTTCCGATTACTACTTTGCGCCGGATAAACTGGAAGCATACAAGGACGCAAACTTCCTGAAGGGCGGTATGGTATTTGCAGATGCCATTACCACAGTAAGTAATACCTATGCAGAAGAGATCAAGACACCGTTTTATGGTGAGAAGCTGGACGGACTTCTCAATGCGAGAGCCAACAGCCTGCGTGGTATTGTAAATGGTATTGATTACAATGAATTCAATCCGGAGACAGATCCGAATATCACCAAGAACTACAATGCAAAGAACTTCCGCAAGGAGAAGATCAAGAACAAGATCCAGCTTCAGAAAGATCTTGGACTTGAGCAGGATCCGAAAGCTATGATGATCGGTATTGTATCCCGCCTGACAGATCAGAAGGGATTTGATCTGATCGCTTATATTATGGACGAACTGTGTCAGGATGCGGTTCAGATCGTTGCTCTTGGTACCGGTGAGGAACGTTATGAGAATATGTTCCGTCATTTTGACTGGAAGTATCATGGCAAGGTATCTGCACAGATCTACTATGATGAGGCAATGTCTCACAGAATTTATGCAGCATCTGACGCATTTCTGATGCCGTCACTGTTTGAGCCATGTGGCTTAAGCCAGCTGATGAGCCTTCGTTATGGAACTCTTCCGATCGTCAGAGAGACCGGTGGTCTGAAGGATACAGTTGTCCCGTACAATGAATTCGAGGGAACCGGAACAGGATTCTCCTTCGTAAATTACAATGCACATGAAATGCTTGCTACGATCCGTTATGCAGAGAGTGTATATTATGACAAGAAACGTGAATGGAATAAAATGGTAGATCGCGCGATGGCTGCAGATTTTTCCTGGAACAATTCCGCACGTCAGTATGAGGAAATGTACAATTGGTTAATTGGTGAGTAAGGATTCACCGAAGCGGTTCTCGCAATAAAAAGGCGCAGACGACAGATAATATGTCGTTTGCGCTTTTTTATTGCGGGAATATACATGGATGTTATTGTATGTCTGCAAAAAAAATATGAAGGTGTTTGTTTATCAAACAGGAATTGTGTTAAAGTGAGAAAAAATATAAATGTTAATGATAAATAACTTTTGAATTGGTATTATTTGTACGAAACTTATCAGATTAATCAGTTATTGTCAAATAACTTAAATTGTGTTACATTTATATTAGTACATCGTTTTTGAAATAACTATACCATTCACTTGTCTGTGAATCCGATTGATATAGTTATTTACGAAACGATGTACCAGTGGATAATACAGATATATGTATTGACCATGTAAATTGTACTTATGATGAGGTGACAATATGACACTGGACAAATTAAAGACTGGAGAATGTGGCAGAATCATCAGTGTTCGTGGCGAGGGGGAGCTGAGACATCATCTTCTGGATATGGGGCTTACACCGGGGACAGAAGTGTCTCTTCGTAAAACAGCTCCTATGGGAGATCCGGTACAGCTTGTGCTGCGCGGATATGAGCTGACATTGCGGCTGGCGGAAGCTGCAAAGATTGAGATCGTATCGATCGAATCCATGACGGAAACG from Blautia sp. SC05B48 encodes:
- the recN gene encoding DNA repair protein RecN; protein product: MLVHLHVKNLALIEESEVEFGPGLNILTGETGAGKSILLGSIQLILGGKTSRSMIRENASYALVELLFQVENTKARESLAALDIYPEDGQVLMSRKIMDGRSINKINGETSTVSQMKAAAACLLDIHGQHEHQSLLYGDRQLAILDVYGKEQILPAREKVRKAYQEYRDCVDQLKALDMDEEQRNREKAFLEFEINEIEEAALIPGEDETLEDRYRKLSNARRIMETAQMVRGMTGYEQGAADMTGNALKEFSRIADYDKDLAPLQEALAEIDSLLGDFCRDLSSYMDSLTFDEETFFETEKRLDLVNNLKAKYGQTIQEILSYQKEQQKKLEKLQRFEENFRLLKEKLMQAEKILEEASHELSEIRKKYSKQLDEKIIEGLKELNFEDVDFSIRFDRRKNYTDNGYDSVEYEISTNPGESRKPLGQIVSGGELSRIMLAIKAILADKDQIDTLIFDEIDTGISGRTAQKVSEKMAVIGQHRQVLCITHLPQIAAMADTHFEIEKHVEGTETITQIHPLEGEKSVRELARLLGGAQITPAVLGNAREMKELAQQQKNTRLK
- the argR gene encoding arginine repressor translates to MKVARHEKIIELIRQYEIDTQEELAARLNEAGFKVTQATVSRDIRALKMTKVAGSNGKSRYAILEEHTPDVLSDKYSRVLKDAVIAMNIGQNIVVVKTIPGMAMAAAAALDAMKWPEILGCIAGDDTIMCVVKTSEQAPGVVQKLGGILSRGK
- the spoIVB gene encoding SpoIVB peptidase gives rise to the protein MNRKRKYRCLLLVFLALDLILMGWLGYRLLDRKIPDQILVDHEDSREVASILKRPFISFDDAITVSGKDSYKLHCRLLGVIPFKDVKVKNITAKEVYASGDAVGIYMQTKGVLIIDTGEILSESGEMEEPARDIVKPGDYIVAFDQNRVQCKQDLLEDMADLCGGSVTLKVRRGKETIPLSLTPVKDEKGKYKLGIWVRDDTQGIGTLTYVDENGEFGALGHGISDVDTGELLSIADGNLYNAQILGIRKGEKGNPGELSGLIRYEAGNILGEISKNSKNGIFGTVDADQVKNLDLKKLPVGYKQDLKIGPASVLCCTDGEVKEYAAEITRIDMNHEDSNKSFVIQITDKELLEKTGGIVQGMSGSPVLQNGKLFGAVTHVFVQDSTGGYGIFIENMTGNA
- a CDS encoding TlyA family RNA methyltransferase; the encoded protein is MKKRLDIMMVEQGLAPSREKAKAYIMAGEVYVNGQKEDKAGSMFAETAKLEVRGKTLPYVSRGGLKLEKAMKNFGVTLKDKVCMDVGASTGGFTDCMLQNGAVKVYSIDVGYGQLDWKLRNDPRVVCMEKTNIRYVVPEDLEGPAAFSSIDVSFISLTKVLLPVRNLLTEDGEVVCLIKPQFEAGREKVGKKGVVRDPKVHEEVIEKVRDYAMSISMEPCHLSFSPIKGPEGNIEYLLHLKKHPEGTEVPVSFDVSVEDVVKEAHGQLD
- the dxs gene encoding 1-deoxy-D-xylulose-5-phosphate synthase, translating into MILEKIKKPNDIHKVSLEDFPRLAEEIRSFLIQSVSETGGHLASNLGVVELTLALHNVLDLPQDKLIWDVGHQAYTHKILTGRKDGFKDLRKEGGLSGFPKRNESDCDSFDTGHSSNSISAGLGYVRARDLMGEKYHVVSVIGDGALTGGMAYEALNNAAELKTNFIIIINDNNMSISKNVGGMSTYLSALRTAETYTGMKIGVTKTLKKIPHVGTAVVDTVRKTKSSIKQLIIPGMLFENMGLTYLGPVDGHNMRQMMKLFNEAKRVEGPVVVHVLTEKGRGYGPASSHPERFHGTGPFDIQSGRPLAAKIAPTYTNHFSSAICSLAEKNRKVVAITAAMPDGTGLNRFRKKFPERFFDVGIAEEHAVTFAAGLALGGMIPVFAVYSSFLQRGIDQILHDVCMQDLHVIFAIDRAGFVGADGETHHGCFDLSYLSMIPNMTVMAPKNGKELEEMLKFAVEELDGPCAIRYPKGPACTDMEECHEPLKKGRSEVITPGSEIAVLGVGSMVSVCQKICEEIRDHRIARATFVNVRFVKPLDTGLLDRLSQNHSLLVTVEENVKSGGFGEHVSAYMEACHPEVRVLPLAIPDHFIEHGTVDRQRMKTGLNVQGILDAVEQSWEDLVNNRK
- a CDS encoding NAD(+)/NADH kinase, producing the protein MDRFYIIPNSAKDPELTFSNRIIAYLEKHGARCHVQKITEKMEGPYHYTDPDGIPQDTQCIIVLGGDGTLLQAARDVVHLDIPLLGINLGTLGFLAEVDKNSVYPALNRLLSDDYELEDRMMLEGKIYRGEELIGKDIALNDIVIGREGHLRVIRFKNYVNDAYMNSYNADGIIISTPTGSTGYSLSAGGPVVSPSASMMIMTPIAPHTMNTRSIILSGEEAVTVEIGEGRHNTIEKAVASFDGDTQISMVTGDRIVIRKATVRTKILKLNHLSFVEVLRQKMSNS
- the spo0A gene encoding sporulation transcription factor Spo0A is translated as MDKLNVAIADDNAKMTDMLGQMIEEDKDLELVGKAHNGEEICNIIKDKEPDVVILDIIMPKMDGLSVMEKFSHNANVKKVPVFIVLSAIGQERITEDAFSLGADYYVLKPFDNTTLLNRIKHIRKIGDRRVREIARPGITETKKPQPERNLETDVTNIIHEIGVPAHIKGYQYLRDAIILSVNDMEMLNSITKVLYPTIAKRHQTTPSRVERAIRHAIEVAWSRGKMDTIDELFGYTVSTGKGKPTNSEFIALIADKIRLEYKNRSLN
- the glgA gene encoding glycogen synthase GlgA, which codes for MKKILFATSEAVPFIKTGGLADVAGSLPKCFDKKYFDIRVILPKYACMKQEWKDKMEYVTHFYMDLGFKNCYVGIMQMQYDGIQFYFIDNEYYFSGPKPYDSAPWDLEKFAFFSKAVLSVLPVIGFRPDIIHCHDWQTGLVPVYLHDSFQENEFFRGIKTVMTIHNLKFQGVWDVKTVKDITGLSDYYFAPDKLEAYKDANFLKGGMVFADAITTVSNTYAEEIKTPFYGEKLDGLLNARANSLRGIVNGIDYNEFNPETDPNITKNYNAKNFRKEKIKNKIQLQKDLGLEQDPKAMMIGIVSRLTDQKGFDLIAYIMDELCQDAVQIVALGTGEERYENMFRHFDWKYHGKVSAQIYYDEAMSHRIYAASDAFLMPSLFEPCGLSQLMSLRYGTLPIVRETGGLKDTVVPYNEFEGTGTGFSFVNYNAHEMLATIRYAESVYYDKKREWNKMVDRAMAADFSWNNSARQYEEMYNWLIGE